Within Mongoliitalea daihaiensis, the genomic segment CCAGCCAAAGCCTTGCTCCTCAATACCAGCAGCCTCAGGTTCAGGGCCTACATGATCCGCAGGTCCAGCTCCATGAGTCTTTCCTAGGGTATGTCCTCCGGCAATCAAAGCCACTGTTTCCTCGTCATTCATACCCATTCTTCCAAAGGTCTCTCGGATATCATGAGCTGCCAACAGTGGATCTGGAACACCATTAGGTCCCTCTGGATTTACATAAATCAAGCCCATCTGAACAGCTGCAAGGGGATCTTCTAATTTTCTTCCTTCAGAATATCTCGCAGCATCGTCTAGCCACTTGCTTTCTGCACCCCAATAAACATCGATTTCTGGTTCCCAAACATCATCTCTACCTCCTGCAAAACCATAGGTTTCGAAGCCCATCGATTCCAACGCCACATTACCTGCTAATATCATCAAGTCAGCCCATGAGATCTTATTTCCATATTTCTGCTTGATTGGCCAAAGCAATCTTCTTGCTTTATCCAAATTGGCATTGTCTGGCCAGCTGTTTAATGGTGCAAATCGCTGTTGTCCAGCTCTTGAACCACCTCTACCATCACCAGTCCGGTATGTACCTGCACTATGCCATGCCATACGGATAAACAAACCTCCGTAATGTCCATAATCAGCAGGCCACCAATCTTGTGAATCGGTCATCAAATCCGTCAAGTCTTTCTTCAAAGCAGCATAATCCAACGAATTGAATGCTTGTATGTAATTAAACTCATCTCCCATTGGATTGGATAAAGATGAGTTTTGTCTCAATATTCCTAGATTTAATTGATTCGGCCACCAATCAGAGTTTTGCGCAACATTTGCAGCGCTTGGACTGCGCTTAGTCGCTCCTGACCAGCCATCGACGCCTTCGTAATTTTTTTGTGCTACTGCTCCAAAAATAAAGCCGAACAGTAATCCAAAAATCAACATGGATTTTTTCATTTGTATCGTGTTTTTAGGTGATTTATTCAATAAACAAAAGTAATCCTTAATACCCCTTCTTGAAAATTGAAAGAATCAATCAATGATAGACAAAAGCTTACAAACAGACCAAATCCATACACAAAATCTATAAAATAACAGAAGCCTCCCAAGTGGAGGCTTCTAGTTAACAGGCAGTTGTCATAAATTTAATCTTATATTCTTGTCAAAGCTTAAGACCAAAAGTTATAAAGAATGTTCTACCATCAGCAGGCATAATACCTGGCCCTGGATACCCTCCGGCTCTTCTGGTAAAATACATCTCATTCAAAAGATTGTTGATTCCAGCTCTCAAAATATATCTTTTTCCAAGATTAGCCGATCCGGAAATATCCTGCACCCGATAAGCAGGAATCAAGCCAACAGTAGCAGCAGCATTCGGTGTTACTGTGTTGGAAGCATCTGCAAATGCATCACCGATATCACTTAATTGCCATGTCACAGAGTATTTATTATAGCGATAAGTAACTCCATAGCGATTGATTCTTCTCGGCGCATTTTCTACCCTGTTTCCATTCAGATTACCCTCGATAATGGCTCCCTCTCGTACCGTGGTTACCGGGAAATCCCGATACCTTGCATCAACGAAGGCGAGGGAGGCAAACAGATGTACGTAACCAAAGCGAGATGTTTTTGACAAAGCGGTCACAGGATCAAATTCTACATAGCCTTCAAAACCCTGACTCACAGAAGTTCCTAAATTGGTACGGAATTGATTGATTCTTCCATCAGGGCCCAGCTGTGCAATGGTCCCAATTCTATCTGCATAATTCAAATAGAAGTAGCCGACGTCAAACTTCATCCAATTTTGAATAGCTCCACGGTAGCCAAAATCAAAATTAAAACCTCGAGAATCCTGCAAATTAGGATCGATGATGTCTGTCGTGGCAGGTGGAGTTAAGTCAGAAATCAAAACAGGTCTATAGGCTTCAGAGAAATTAGTGTAGAATTCCGTACTTCTTGTCACTTTATATTCAGCTCCAACACCAACTAACAGAAAGTTTCTTGTAGTCTGCTGCGGTAAAAGCAGTACCTCTGCGTCATTAACCACGTTGAATAAACCCTCCATATTGGAAAATATTCGCTCGTAACGCAAGCCGGCAGTTGCCAAAAATCGATCGTTGAAACGAAATACGTTCTCAATAAATGCAGCATGATTGATGTTGGTAAACTCTAATTCCCGTCGATAAATACCCCCATCGACCAAGTCAAAGTTCATACGAGTACCGTTATCCCCTTGACCAAACTGCCTTCTATCAATAAATCCATTAAAATAACGGAGACCAGCAGCCAAGGTATGGGCTTTCCCAAATAGGACATAATCATGAGTCATGCGTAATTCGGATCCGTAGGTAGTATAAAAATCACGATCAATTTGACGACCACCCATATCATCTTCTTGAAAGATGGGACTCATAAAGCCGATAGAGTTTCTCTCTGCAAATGTCCCAAAAGCCTTCCAGCTAAACTTCGTTTGATCACTTAGAATGTATTCGGCTGTTAAAGCCGGAATAAACCAAGGTGTGCTAAACCAGTTTCTTGCACGGGTACTTTCCTGAGGGTTTCTTTCAAATTGCTCATCTGTCAACCCACCAGGCTGCTGACTTTCAGTATTCATATAAGTCATTTCCACCCCTAGCATCAACCGATTACTTGCAGCATAATTAACTTCTACATGGGCATGATCAGTATCAAAGAATCCATTTTCTCTCCAGCCATTCCCCCTCCTTTTTTGGTAATAGGCCGTATAACTCCACTTCCCTTCAGTTCCTCCTAAGTAATTGAATGTACTAAACATCCCGTCATTACCTACCGTATTGAGTGTTTCAAAAGTAAAGCGAGTAGACTTATCAGGTTTTCTCATGACAAAATTCATCAAGCCTCCAAACTGAGAGCCATACTGTAAAGAAGAAGCTCCACGGATAATTTCAATTTGTTCTACTACTTCCATTGGAGGTGTAAAATAGGCCTCTGGATAGCCCATCGGATCTGGAGTAATATCGTATCCATTCATACGAACGTTAAATTCCCAAGATCGATTGGGGTTCAGCCCTCTCGAGGCAACTCCCAATTGTATTCCCGAACCGTCGTTTTCCCAAATGGATATCCCAGGTGTTCGAGCAAAAATCTGACGGCTATTGTTCATAGCCAAATTGGCATTGATTTCAGTAACTCGGATAACCTCCGTTTTTTTACCAGCATTGATGCGGAAACGATCCACTTCTGGCAATCGCTCCTGTCCCATAATCCCCCTGCTTACTGAAAACTCAAAAGCATCCAACAATAAGGGATCCTCTTCGAGTGCTACTGAAAATTCTTTTTGCTCTCGATCCCCTAATTCAAATTGTACTTTAAAATCCTTAAAGCCTAGCATGCTGATTTTTAAGGTATAGTTCCCTGAGTTAATGTCACGCATCTGAAAGTACCCAGACGCATCCGTCTGAACACCCCTTACCGTTCCGTCCAGCAATACTGCAGCCCCCACCACTGGATCA encodes:
- a CDS encoding TonB-dependent receptor, giving the protein MRISWCLVLIFFLQQSVFAQRAAIKGLVTDENNDPVVGAAVLLDGTVRGVQTDASGYFQMRDINSGNYTLKISMLGFKDFKVQFELGDREQKEFSVALEEDPLLLDAFEFSVSRGIMGQERLPEVDRFRINAGKKTEVIRVTEINANLAMNNSRQIFARTPGISIWENDGSGIQLGVASRGLNPNRSWEFNVRMNGYDITPDPMGYPEAYFTPPMEVVEQIEIIRGASSLQYGSQFGGLMNFVMRKPDKSTRFTFETLNTVGNDGMFSTFNYLGGTEGKWSYTAYYQKRRGNGWRENGFFDTDHAHVEVNYAASNRLMLGVEMTYMNTESQQPGGLTDEQFERNPQESTRARNWFSTPWFIPALTAEYILSDQTKFSWKAFGTFAERNSIGFMSPIFQEDDMGGRQIDRDFYTTYGSELRMTHDYVLFGKAHTLAAGLRYFNGFIDRRQFGQGDNGTRMNFDLVDGGIYRRELEFTNINHAAFIENVFRFNDRFLATAGLRYERIFSNMEGLFNVVNDAEVLLLPQQTTRNFLLVGVGAEYKVTRSTEFYTNFSEAYRPVLISDLTPPATTDIIDPNLQDSRGFNFDFGYRGAIQNWMKFDVGYFYLNYADRIGTIAQLGPDGRINQFRTNLGTSVSQGFEGYVEFDPVTALSKTSRFGYVHLFASLAFVDARYRDFPVTTVREGAIIEGNLNGNRVENAPRRINRYGVTYRYNKYSVTWQLSDIGDAFADASNTVTPNAAATVGLIPAYRVQDISGSANLGKRYILRAGINNLLNEMYFTRRAGGYPGPGIMPADGRTFFITFGLKL